The sequence ACATATCATGTATcttttaatgttaaatacaCTTTGCTGAggagagcagaacagaaagGCCAGTGACAACATAGAAAATAGACATTTCTGGTAGATTTTTCagtatatgcattttgcaattcTGCAACCCATTATTCTGCAACCCATTATGGAACAATGATGCAGATCATGtcttgtaaatgaaaatgcagtattaatgaaataaaatgtggagAAAGAATACACAAACTtgactttaaaatgaataaaactaaCATAAAAGACTAATCTCTGTCAATGTTGCATTTCATGCATGCTGTAAACTGATGATAATTTAGAGCAACATAATTTAGAtagtttatgtatgttttatccAAGGCACAGTTGCTTGCATGTTTCAGAATGTTAAGCTCCTTGTCGGTGCTGTCCGATATTTTAAGAAGTTCTTCAGGACTGGTGGCATTTCCAGATCGTCAATGCAATGCATCCTGTTGATATTTCTCAGGTGTGTTCGAATAGCAAGCCGACACTGCGACATCAGTGATTTTGGACAACCtggagaagagaaaagaatTGCTTAGTCACCTACTGACCTTGCAGTAATTAACATGCTTGTGGTAATGAAACTAATTAGCGAGGTATTACATCACTGCTGATTACAATGACTCTGATAGTCAAATTTAAGTAGTTACCACTGCTGTCATTTGTTCATCTGTGACAGCCATCACATATAATATGAGCCTACAAATTTCTTCCGTAACAGGGAAGTAACATCACCTCTCTCCTTCAGTAACAGCTCCACTGCTTCATTCTGCTTTGTAGTTTTGTCTATAATGAGAGTGGGGAGGTAAACATTTGCCCCAAAGTCTATCAAGAGCTGGATGTACTCTACTCCACAGCCGTGTCTGAGGCACATCTCCAACACTGTTTTAGGCTGCTTGATCCTCCTGAAGAGCTTCTCATCTGTGCAGTTGTAATTTGGGTCAGCCCCGTACAGGAGCAGGACCTTAAAGCAATCCAAGTGCCCATAAACTGCAGAAAGATAGAGGGGACCACTGGAGACAGACGCGTTTGAAGCCCACAGCAGAACTTTGGACCTGGCGTTGACCTCTGCGCCGTGCCGCAGGAGCTCCTTCAAGATCTCCACATCGCCCTCCCGAGCCGCAGTGAGGACAGGAGAGCAGTTGTTGTACACACTGCCGTTGGGGTTGGCTCCTGCCTTGAGCAGAGCCAAGACACAGCTGAGATACTTTCCGCTGACGGCCGTGAAGAGGGGAGTCTGGGCCTTCACGTCCAGGCTGTCAACCTCAGCACCGTGGGCCAGGAGGACTTCCAGACACTTGAGGTGGCCCCTAGATGCCGCCATCCGGAGAGGGGTGCCTGGAATACCCCAGCCGCTCCTGGCGTTGATAAACCTTCTGTACCTTTCCTGGGAGAGCAGCTCTGACAGGAGTTTGTCATCGTCTTTATACACTGCCTGGTTGAGTTGTCGGCTTTCACCGCTGTCCCCGTCGTCCTCACGTTTAGTCTGGAACATGAAAAACAACCTGGGAGAAAGTAATGATagataaagttttttttccctctctctatctctctctacctttttttttttttttttttacaaaccaTGTCTATGATTCTCTCAAAACATAGTCTTGTGTGTGGTCATTtctcaacacattttttatattttatgtaaggTTGTATgatgatgtttaaaataaacactggtCAGttcaatccaaaaaaaaagagaataccATTACTGTTTTGATAAGTGTCTACTTTAAGATGACGTCAAATGCAAATCGATATCTTGTTAACGACTAGTCCAGGATTAGTTAGCTAACCAGTTGGCATCACGTTAAAACGGACTTGACAAAAGCACTCGAGTTGCAAAATAGGTAGACTCGCTATCTAATAAGTAAATGCAGCAAAAAGTAGTAACCAATGCACAAATACAACGAGGATACTCCTGTATGTTCAATATTCTACAGCAGCTGATATTTTCCACAGGGTGCACTGCTAGCTGGCAAAATTCACACTATCACTAAGGGTGCATTTGCCAGATAGATAATCAGCTAACGTTAACGAAACGGTGTGTAggtcattttcttatttttctgcaaTGTATGATTAATGAAGCGTTGAAGAAGTGCACTTACCTATATAAGGCGACGTTATGTTATGTTGTTAAACGAGACgtagaaaatacatttctaacCATCCAAACACCGCATTCTGCAAGATCCTTCTTCCGCTGCCGTCACACCCCTCAACTGAGAACCGATTGGACGTTAACTGGTGGATGTGTTGTGACTGACATTAAATTGTCCAATTGTTGCACAGCTTCAGAATACTAGCCAATGTTAAAATAGCTTTTCCCTAAAGGTTCTGAAGGGATGTTCTTGTGCTGTCCTTTGAAGTGAGGTGACGTAATTAGTTCTTTTCATATATTCTTTAGTGGTTTACCTCGATATAGTTTGATATATGAAACGCATGCATTTAtccaaaatacatatttaattatgcAAGTACATTTTCTTATAAATACTGTCACCATGGGCAAAGACGACAAATTGTCTATTTCGCGGTCATTGTGACCTCTTCATTAGGTTACTAGCATCACGTGTAAATTCTCCGATTATGTATTACATCTTACCAAAAAATGAGCATCGAACCTGAAAAAAATCTGGTCTCTTGTTTATACTCTTGACCATGACATTGCcactaaatgcatttcatacaaATAATTTAAGTCACAGCAGACATATCTCATAGGACTAGCAATAACAGGGCAGTGAAAAACAAAGTGACAGCCTTATGATCAATGAGATGTCATTATTCCACTTGAtctgagacacagagatgtGCTATTAGAAAATATTACAGTTACGGGAAATTTTTGTGCAAATTGTTTTAACATCAAATCCTCTATTTCTGTTTTAGTAGTACTGTAAGACTGTTTGGGGAAATGTTCCTAATTTGGAGTTTTAAGTGAATGAGAAGTGTCATGAACCCTGACATACGAAGGTTTAGAAATAAAtactgttgcatttttaaacaatatatgTGCATATGGAGACAAAGCAGAACAGCACTGCATACCAATACCAAGGtatcttttcacttttcataaaCATCTACAAACATGACAAAAGATGAAAACCATTTCTAACCACTGGTCTGGGTTAGGAACTGCTAGATTCACTAGATTCTTTTCAAATTGCTGCTGTTTTGGGCTCAAGAGTGTGGGACAGGGaatatgtttgtctttttaaaaataaaagaacaataaatgaatatatgtacaTCACCTGTTTTTATATTAAGAAACAGATTTTGTATGTTAGTTTAGCTGTTTTCCTGTCATGCAAACTAATTTAATCATTAATTACTAATTTCTGGGTTTTACTCCTATTCTGTTAAGGTATGGATTAGACTAAATTTGAttcatcatttaatttttacatcTGTTGGGGtcaatgtataatgtataatgctCAAATTAATAGTCgcatgtttaatgttttgcatAACAGTGTTGTGATAGCATTACTATTGTGaaggtaagaaaaaaagagcatggACATCACATgttaagaacatttattttggaaaagatGCACTTCTTacaaaaatgttctttcaaggactttaaagaagaaaaaaaatgaaacaagtgcAATTatcaaatacagtacaaaagTCATGAAAGTATTACACATCAGAAAACTACACAGATCCTATGTTTAAAAGACCCAAATAAAACTATGTAACACAGAGTAAAATACTCTTTCCCTTTTGCAACAAATGTCAATGCTTCAGCTGCTGCTTTAGATTACTGTGTGATATAATAAAACTGAATCAAAATacttttacagaaaataatgcagaaatatCCATCAACATAGCATTGTGCTCTTACAATAGCAGAATAGGCAAAGATGTACAGTGTTTTAAAGAGGACTGACAAACGTATTTCAAAGCAGTTCAAATAACTTGCTTTTTACACTGTAAAGATCTATACTGGCAACAGTTGCAACATTCAATgcttatatgtgtgtacattttacatgatgAAGCATTATTGTGAGAAACGTTTAGAaggatttgaaaatgtttacacTAACTAACTATTCATCAATTGTACCTAAAGTAAAACAtccaaaataagtaaattagaaatattttcacagaactCCACAATTCTCATGGCTTTTGTGGAAAGGGTTTACTTTTCCTTCTTTGAAAAAAGCATGTTTCCCTCTAATAATGTCCAACAGTCTCAAATTCTGTCTAATCAAATGGGCAAGTACTGAAGACAATTATTCTGTGCTTACATGTCTGTACAATATTGACAAtatctattttattttgacattaattGCTTCTGATGCGGAagacaagggggaaaaaaaaactcaaaccaAATGACATTCTTTCTCTTGTTCTGCTCTATCCCTTTCAAACCAGATGACTTTCAGAAACActatttttgtttaaacatgGCTCATATGACCTGAAATCAGGGccttgcaaattaaaatgaacagcagcgtgtgtgtatgtgtgtgtgtgtgtatatatatatatacacacacacacaatcgtttaacaaatcaaaatggcctcattaatattttctaacatttttaacatgacaGAAATAGTCACACATCCAACCAGGTGGATGTGAAAACAACAGCTTACAGATGTCTAAGGAAGAGCAGGCTGCCACTATAGACTTATGTGTATCGAAAGCGACAACCCACTAACTTTGAGTGgtgtcattttcatcatttcacaaATGTTAACAGTGGCTAAAATTTTGCCTTCAAATGACTTCTTTGGACAACATTCTTAGTTTCAAGAATAGACGGGTAGTCCTTATGACAAGGGCTTATACAGGACGCATTGACAGAACTTTACCAGAACAGCTTAGTTAATTCCTTTTAGCATTACAAACTTCAGTCAATTATTTGCTAAGAGCAgaaaaattaatcatttcatttacattgctTAAGCTTTTATCCCTTTAGAATTAGGATCATGGTCATCATctcattttttcagtctttgaGTCACAAAAAATCTCCCATCTCCCATAGCACAAATATTCAAAACCCAAAACTGGCCCATCCTAAATCAAAACTTGTGCCCActagacaaaaaaagagaaaggttttaaaatattatcattaGGGGCATCCGAATGGCCCTGTAAGATGAAGCACTTGCTCAGTCTTGTTAAGAAGGGAGCAAACTGAGCCCTCTAGCTTGGATTTGAATTTGGCCATGTCATTTTCTGACAGAGAACAAGAGCTGACAGTTACAGAACCAACTGGCTAGAGTGACTGTAGCATGGATAGGGATGGGTAGGTGGGTCAGGGTTCCCCTTGTCACACAAGGTGGTATGCGTAGATATCATAGGAttgcattgtgtgtctgtgcagaggtTGCTACATTTGCcagtaacaaaataaactgGGTCAGAAAGGAATACATACATAGGAATAGATATTAGCATTTTTCAGTTTGGGGAACCACATGACATGACAGTTAACCAATGGCCATTGATAATTACTTCTGCAATTCCTTTGTAGTGGGTGTGCCAAAGTTTTGATTTAGTTCCAGTCTTGAGGATAATTTTAAACTGCCAGTGTACttaatcatattttttcattatgagAGTCTTTTCTACAGTCTTACGTACTATTGCTTTGAGTGCGAAAAACAAGAATTAACAAATAGATATGTGTACATCgatatgcaaaaaaataaacgACAAGAATAGatgaatataaaaaattatTCTCCCAGTGTCTGTCTCATTTAACATCCTATGCAGGCATCTTTAGATACCGTAGTATTGAGAGAGGCACACAACAACAATTTGTTCGACTTTTGCACTGGAGGGGAAGCACAGCAGGCTGTTCTACTGAATGGTGAGCTAAGCACACTCAGTACCGTACTCTGATAAAACAAACTTACCTAAAATAATACTGATCACATCTAGCTTCCCTACCCATGACTGCTAACCAAACTGGCCACTATATTCGGGACACTCTCATACATTACAATCATACCAGTGAACTGCATGCATCAACACTCATTTTGTAAGCCATTAATATCCTCAGATATGGCTAAGATGTTTTTaggggaaaaggagagatagATGGCACTTTGGCACATCCAAAATGCTCAGTGTGCAAAGAGTTATACAAGAACTGACAGACACATACTGCcattgcataatttttttttcatatttaggGTATGCTACTTTCATTAAAGAGAGAGATTAAATTTTTATTCAATACATAATTCAAAAAGAtgatttttcaacaaaatagcATTAGGCATGCTATATTGCTCAAAGGGTTATGCATAGTAATGACAATGCATTTCCAATTTCCAGACAAAACAAACCTCAACGTAGAAAAATTATTGAAACCCATGTTCTTGTATGTAACCGGaatacataacaaaatgtacaaaacaagaacatttaGCCTTAGCTTATAGCAGAAATGTAGGCTCATAGTAAGGTGAAACCATTACAAACCAAGACTAATTGTGGGCTACATGTTTGGAATGTATTCCCTTTATTAAGTGTTTGTGCTACCGCTGTCCCTTTATAAGAGCTGGCTATCCACAAGTAAATACAATGCTGACACAAGCTCAATATTTTCATGCTTAAGAATGTGTCCCTTACAACCATATTTTAACAGTTACTGCTTCTACTTGCAGTGCATGAACATAAGTTCACAAATCTTTCACTATAAAAAGCTGACAGTCAACTGCAAACTTCaccaaaacattcaaaaatgagGCCATGGAAAGACTGCCCTCCCAGTGATTATGGGTGAGGAAATTTcctgtcacacatgcacagtttctgtctcttttcagCTTGCAACTAACTATCATATCACTTACCATCCATACGGTCCTGTACAAAGAGAGTAATGATTCAATGAACACTGGAAATCTGCCATCCCTGTAGGATGTCACTTAATTCCTAATGAGCTTCTTGTGGCTACTGAAAGATGAGGAAAACTGGTTACTTAGCACTACTCTtccacagctgcagtggagtTTCTAGGAAATTCTACTTCAGCCTTTCGATTGGTTTCTGgaatctccatggcaacagtttTGCCATTCGTGATAGTCAGGGTGGATTCTGGGCCCGGCCATTCCACTTGCTCTTTCCTGCTGTCTGAGCCCGTGCTTGAGTCTGTCTCCTCTGAAGTGCCATTGGTCAGCTGGGTTGTACATTCCACTTCATGGACAGATGAGCCACAGGTGGCGGGTGGCACCACAGTGGATTGCCCGGCTGAGACATTGTCGGGGCATGGATGGACTTGGTTAGGTAAAACCCCATCGATGGCTGCCAACTTCTTTGATTGGAATGAGAGAACAAGAGTCATAATAAGATggttgttttgttaaaaatatgcTACTTAAAAACAGACTGACATCCACTTACTTTTTGAagctctttcactttctcttcttcctttgCTTTCTGGCATGAGAGAGTAAGCAGATGGTCCAGAATCGACTGCTTTGGATGCATTCCCTTATCGAAACGGTTATACATGGCACACCAAAACCTGGACAACAATATTCTTATGTTTATTGCATTCCTACATcattgatccaaaaaaaaaacagtaataaatcaGATGAGCTGCATTGAAGTCAACAGGATCACAGCGGGCACAAATTATTATATCCATGCATGTAGGAGgccttttctgcatttttgagAGAATGAGTTTAGATGGAAATCTCAACTTACTTGAAATTGAACGGTAATGTGTTTGGTCTCAGCACACCAAACCTTGAGGTGCCTTTGTATAGTGGGTTTACGAACTGTTCTCTCTTCTCCAGCAAAAAAGGCCAAACAGAGTAGGTTCTCTCCTCTAGCCTGGACATGGAAATGCACAGTTGTTACATTCACTGTGCACAAAACACATGCCAGTAAATATTACACACAAAAGCATAATACAATGAGAACTCTCGTCACACATCACCGGGGTTGTAAGCCATTTCACTGCAAAACATAAGTATTCACAGTCGGGGTGGCACTAACATTCCATAGATTTTAATGTATAACTACCAATAACTGATTTTAATAACATGCATATTCTGAGGGGCTTAAaacttctgtctgtgtttgcacatCTTATGTGTCCGCATACAAAAGGGTCCAACTTTATATTTTAACCTCCACTTAGGCCACTGGCATGAAATATTAccacaatgcaaacacaaaataatttcacttCTGGCAGAGCACAGAAAATTGAACTACTCACTTCAGCTCGACTCGCTCTTTCTGGCAGTTGCCTATGAAGTTCCCGAACTGGCAGGAGTAAACATGGTCGTGGATTTCGATGAGGTATCTTTCATTGAACTCGAAAGCGCAGGGGTACTGCTCCATCAGATGCCACAGGCACTCGATGAACTGGGTGAAAACCGGAGACACCTCCTTGGGGTCCCCTTCCAAATGTCCACACCTAGAAAACAGTTTACACATTAACGCATTTATTGGCAGCTCTCTTATTgagttttatatttaaacacacatttgtatgctgcacatgcacactgataTAAACAGAAATGCTTGTGTGCACTCAAAGAATACAATTCGTtcaagaactgttttttttttttcaactgttcTCATACAAAAATAGGATCACTATCAACCTTGCATGTCTGACACAAAGCATTTAGCAGAGGTTAAAGCAATCCCTGTTTAACTATCTATGTGCATAACCATTGCACTTGGCTGTTAAACCATAATGACAATTTATTATGGCAAAATGGTTGCGACCCCAATCTCAGCACACAACAGCTACATTTTTCAACAAGAGGATCTTTCATGCATACTTGTAGAAACAGAACTAGCTATACTTTAACTGGTTACAAACTCCATTTGCTggcaaaacacattaaaattgtCAAAATGCTATATAACTGTGTTAATGGCTGTTTTCAGATTAAAAGCagtccttgtttgtttttattgtaaaaatggACTGTATTTCCCAATGAATTAAAAACCATCCCAggtttaaaaacagcacagtaaggACTTTACATAGGAGTTATGTTTATATACAGCTGATGTGACAAAaccttcatttttcattaaattgagTTGgactaaaaaaaacttttaaatatATAAGATCTTGCCTGGAAACCTAACCATGTGGCTCAGCCAGAGGGAAAAGTGAGATGGAAGCCATTAAAGCAATGCTTCTCAGTTAAGCGAGCCGATTACAATGGAGTGTTCTGAGAGCACTGAGAGGAATGTCTCAGTTCTATAAGTGCTCTGTGGCCAGTGGCATTAaagttggttaaaaaaaaaaaaaaaagatacatattACACTGCAGAGCCTGGAGCGTAGATGGATATAAGGAGAATGCTTTTGAGAAAACAGTAAAGATGCACCAGATTTCATGGTGGCCCATGCCAACATCAACACAAAAGGctttaaatataaattgcaaTACCAATACTAATGCCTTCATCATGAATATATACAATATCGAACTTAGTAATCAACTCCAGCCTCTTTAaagattttactttttaaatattgttaatttttttatatttataataactATAACAACAAGAAGCTATTCAAATGGGTCAAGCACAAGCCTGGAAGTCCCctgattatattttattttttctctggGTGGACAGAATGTTATTAGAATGTAGTTAAAATGTTAAGAACATATGGTTAGATTATTATATtgtgaaaacagtgattagAAGATGGTTTGAATGCAATCATAATGTAGTTAGCATCATGATAAGAATGTGATTAGGATTATGATGCAACATAATTAGAAAATGGCTACATTAATTATAATGGGATTATAGAAAGCGATTAGAATGTGGTCAGAATAATGATTAGAATGTTATTGGGATGCTATCCTTGCAACCAGTACGATGATGTCAATCTAAATCACAAAAATGGCTGAAGGAAAATAGGGGAAGTTGAGGAAGAGTACCAACAAAAACGTACCAAATGAGTGTCACAGCCCCCTCAGAATGAATGCTATACTGAGAAGATGACCATTTTCATAACACATATCTCCTAAATTtctgcatgcacatgcacacggttgctttttaaattaaatcatttttaactAATATTTAAGAAATTAGGTGAGCATGTGAGTAtacttgaaatgtattttctaaaaACAGCCTTGCAGTCAATTCTACCAAAAATATGGTAGAAAGGGATCAAATACTCTGCAGGTTACACTGTGAggaatgaatattttaagcctgcCTGTAGCACACAGAGTAGCAAGAAAGATAGATATTCTCAAGTATGAAGAATACTGTTTCTCCTGCAGTGAAGCTGCCTTGTGAGCTTGTTCCTTAAGgcttcatatttttaatgtatgagaATGTTACCATCTCACCTCCTTCCCTCTAACCAAATGACTCTATGCATGTGCATTTAAAGGGGTTATATTGTATGAACAGGTAATCCAGTTCTGAAGCGAggcacaaatgaaatattaatccaAACTGGCTCACTTACAGTATTGTTTTGAAGTAcctattttcttttattctgcGAGGTAACCAAGGCAATAAGTGCCAAAATAATGGTTTTGTGAAAAGACCCCGGGGTTTTCAACCACTGAAGCTGAATTTGTGAGAGGATGAAGGAGTTTATGTGGTCACAGAGGAAAAACCAACCTGACACAgctcatttaattttaaaggaCATTAAATGTTAATACCTTTGTGTGAATTTATGACCCATAGATATCCATTCTTTTTCTATTAAAACCTTTGGATGAGAGACAAAAAAGAATGGCATGTTAAAATCACTCAAGGGCAAGCTGACCTGTTAATAATTTTAggaaacaatgttaaaaattaaGTAACAAAAAACAAGTTTCATTAAGAACTGGATTCATAACACCTGAATACCTGACTATTATGATTCAAATACTTCCCTTGCTCAACAGAGACAATCATCCAGAAAATCATACCAATTGTGTGTCTCACATACATTTAGTTTAACACTTCTTCTAGTCTCTGTAGGCCTGCAGttaaactgaaacaaactgGGCCTGACTGCAATATTGAATCTGCAGCTGTATGCTCACTGGTCCTGCTCTACACTTCAAGTCTTTCCTGCTGATGTGATGGGAGACAACAAGGCCAGCCCTTACCATCAGGCCCCTGATAGTCCGGTAGTAGGGGTCCAGTAGGATGCTGGCGAGGGAGCACACCTGTGCAGTACGGTCCCAGCCATCTGAGCAGTGCACCAGCACACTGGCCTTCTCTTCTGTCACAGCCTGGCGGAGACAGGGGGACACCTCACAACTTGTTCCCTTCCCTGCCACCACTACCAGCATAGTACACTCACAGATGGCTGAGGGACACATGCTGAATTCTGACTGGGTAAAATGTGGACTTTTACACAGTCTACACTCAGACAGAGTAATCACTTTGGTGTAAGCAACAGAACAGCCAGGGTTCAGACAGGAACGTACCTTGGCTAAGACCACCCCAGCATCCATGACAGCTTTGATGTGACGCAGCCAGCCTGAATTCTCCAGTCCAGTTAAGTAGTCACTCATTGTTGGGGATTTCATTGTGCACACTGGGAGCCAAAAGCAATTGAAAATATGCCTTTTTACAGCACACCACACAGTAATTACCAGTGATTAAACCTCACTAGTTCACTCCTTTGCTGAATATGCACTTTAAGCCTTTACTctcatgttttaatttcaaGTAATAAGTTACAAGTTAACCTTCTGGTAAATGATTTGTCTGAACAGCCTGCTGCATCCAGAGAGTGAGAGCCATATGTGCGCTAGTCATGTGAAACTGCTCACCTTCCATGAGCTTCTGCAGGCTGTTCCTCATGACGTGGATGTTTTCGATGCCCACAAACTGAAACCTGATGTTGGCGTAATGGTCTTCGTTTTCATACCCCTTTCCTGCAGCTCGATTGGCCATGGCATTTAACTGGTGGGAAGAAAAGACCATGGAGGGAGAGGTGTCctgtaatttctgtaatttcattgtcctgaacaatgacaataaagctctcttatgtCTTATGTCTATGAGGTGGACCTCCACGGTgaagcccctcccacacaccacACTTGAAGCGGACGCAGAGGTGGGCGTACCTTGGGTCTAGTGTCCACCACGTACATAAAAGAGCTCTTCGGGTTGGCCTTGCTGATGGCCTGCAGCATCTGTTCATCTTCCACGCAGCGAGCACTGAACCCAGACAGGGGCTGGCTGCAACGACAGACTGCAGCCTGGTGCAGGGGGAGGACAGGTGAAAAATATCAGTGCTGAGCTTTAGGAATTTAGAAATTACGGCGCAGTCTGATGACCTCAGAGGCTTTTTCAAGAATGCTGCTGGTTCTATCCTTGGCAGAGTAAAACCAAAGACTTTAAGAGCCGTATCCACCGCCTCTTTGCTCTTGGCAATTGAGAGGAATTGTGGGATAGACTATGACAGACTGGCATCCTACCTGTGGAGTGTATTTGTACATCCAAGCTATATCACACTATGGAACGTGGAATAAGCTACAACCGAAATAGCCATCCACAGCTCCCTCAATGTGAACAGAGACAAGCAGGCACAGTACACTGCAATACCCAGATATTGCAGATTAAAAAACTACAGAGGTGACACCCCCTTTAAACAAGAAGCAAGCCTCTAGGGCACAAGGGACAGCCTGGACATTCACAGAATTATGCAGACTAGTCtttatgttattttctttaGAGGTTGGAATGTGACTTTCACTTACATTAGTCTCCTTATGGAAGTAGGATAGAACAGGAAAGCGTCCTCTGCTCCTGAACTTGGAACTCCCCACTATGGTGGGTTTGCTTGCCGCTTTAGGAACGGCCAACTCTGAGGGGTACGTGCTGCAGATCTGTGGATAACAACAAGTAGCTGAACTACCCTGATATCCCTGAAGTGCTTCTACTTAAAGCATAAACCTCTGTACCCCTTAACTTCAAGGCACATGGGTGCTGTGAGAAAAGAGTTACTTTCTGCCATATGTACACCTTCCTATACAGGAAAATCTTGCATTGTAGTCACATCAACTTACACTTCAGACACTAAATAGTGCTGACAAAATGATCTCAGTTTTAGCAACTGCTAATAACTTGCTGGTTACATAACAAGAGGCTCCTGGCTGGATGAATTTAGTCTGATTAAAAATTATGATGAGGTTCGGAATgtctcacaaacaaaaaagaagaaaaagttaCCCCGTAGTTCTTGTTGAGATCTGTCAGCTCCCAGAAGTCAT comes from Megalops cyprinoides isolate fMegCyp1 chromosome 3, fMegCyp1.pri, whole genome shotgun sequence and encodes:
- the mtmr8 gene encoding myotubularin-related protein 8; its protein translation is MEHITTPKVEQVKLLDRYTSKKPAVGTLYLTATHLIYVETTSNVRKETWILHHHIATVEKLPLTTIGCPLLIHCKNFRVAHFVLPRERDCQDVSQSLLRLSQPAKEEELYAFLYNPKQNETDRKVGWGTVDLKMEFKRMGLPNDFWELTDLNKNYGICSTYPSELAVPKAASKPTIVGSSKFRSRGRFPVLSYFHKETNAAVCRCSQPLSGFSARCVEDEQMLQAISKANPKSSFMYVVDTRPKLNAMANRAAGKGYENEDHYANIRFQFVGIENIHVMRNSLQKLMEVCTMKSPTMSDYLTGLENSGWLRHIKAVMDAGVVLAKAVTEEKASVLVHCSDGWDRTAQVCSLASILLDPYYRTIRGLMVLIEKEWISMGHKFTQRCGHLEGDPKEVSPVFTQFIECLWHLMEQYPCAFEFNERYLIEIHDHVYSCQFGNFIGNCQKERVELKLEERTYSVWPFLLEKREQFVNPLYKGTSRFGVLRPNTLPFNFKFWCAMYNRFDKGMHPKQSILDHLLTLSCQKAKEEEKVKELQKKLAAIDGVLPNQVHPCPDNVSAGQSTVVPPATCGSSVHEVECTTQLTNGTSEETDSSTGSDSRKEQVEWPGPESTLTITNGKTVAMEIPETNRKAEVEFPRNSTAAVEE
- the asb12a gene encoding ankyrin repeat and SOCS box protein 12a; amino-acid sequence: MFQTKREDDGDSGESRQLNQAVYKDDDKLLSELLSQERYRRFINARSGWGIPGTPLRMAASRGHLKCLEVLLAHGAEVDSLDVKAQTPLFTAVSGKYLSCVLALLKAGANPNGSVYNNCSPVLTAAREGDVEILKELLRHGAEVNARSKVLLWASNASVSSGPLYLSAVYGHLDCFKVLLLYGADPNYNCTDEKLFRRIKQPKTVLEMCLRHGCGVEYIQLLIDFGANVYLPTLIIDKTTKQNEAVELLLKERGCPKSLMSQCRLAIRTHLRNINRMHCIDDLEMPPVLKNFLKYRTAPTRSLTF